Proteins from a genomic interval of Chloroflexota bacterium:
- the rplC gene encoding 50S ribosomal protein L3: MAVDGILGKKIGMTQIFREDGRLVGVTAVQAGPCTITQIRVPEKDEYTAVQLGFHEVRNLRSPERGHLRRAGRLYRHLREVPASDLTGIEVGDPVGAEIFTEGEYVDAIGKSKGRGFTGGVKRHNFGGGPKTHGQSDRHRAPGSIGSGTYPGRIWKGTKMAGHYGAERVTVRNLEIVKVDAERNLVFVRGAIPGPSQGLVILRRTNKAG, from the coding sequence ATGGCGGTAGACGGCATCTTGGGCAAGAAGATCGGCATGACCCAGATCTTCCGTGAAGACGGAAGGTTGGTGGGCGTGACGGCCGTGCAGGCCGGCCCATGCACCATCACGCAGATCCGGGTGCCGGAGAAGGATGAATACACCGCCGTGCAGCTGGGCTTTCACGAAGTCCGGAACCTTCGGAGCCCTGAACGAGGCCATCTGCGCAGAGCCGGTCGTCTCTACCGACATCTGCGCGAGGTGCCGGCCAGCGACCTGACAGGCATTGAGGTAGGCGACCCCGTCGGCGCAGAGATCTTCACCGAGGGCGAGTACGTTGACGCCATCGGGAAATCTAAGGGCCGCGGTTTCACCGGTGGCGTGAAGCGTCATAACTTCGGGGGTGGACCCAAGACGCACGGTCAGTCAGACCGCCACCGCGCGCCGGGATCCATTGGCTCCGGTACGTACCCCGGCCGAATTTGGAAGGGGACCAAGATGGCCGGCCACTACGGCGCCGAGCGCGTCACGGTGCGCAACTTGGAGATAGTTAAGGTGGATGCTGAGCGCAATCTTGTGTTTGTAAGGGGAGCAATCCCCGGGCCGTCGCAGGGCCTCGTGATCCTGCGACGAACGAACAAGGCTGGATAG
- the rpsJ gene encoding 30S ribosomal protein S10: MPGQKIRIILKAFDHRALDLSAQQIVETAERTGAVVAGPVPLPTHKQRFCVIRSPHIDKDSREHFELRTHKRLVDILESTGRTLEALSRLNVAAGVDITIKT, from the coding sequence ATGCCCGGCCAGAAAATTCGCATCATCCTGAAGGCGTTTGACCATCGGGCGCTGGACCTGTCCGCACAGCAGATCGTGGAGACTGCGGAGCGCACGGGTGCAGTCGTTGCCGGGCCTGTTCCGCTGCCGACGCACAAGCAGCGCTTCTGCGTCATTCGATCACCGCATATCGATAAAGACTCGCGGGAGCACTTTGAGCTTCGGACTCACAAGCGGCTGGTGGACATCCTGGAGTCTACGGGCCGCACCTTGGAAGCGCTCTCCCGGCTGAACGTTGCAGCCGGCGTCGACATCACTATCAAGACATAG
- the fusA gene encoding elongation factor G — translation MDRIRNIGFIAHIDAGKTTVTERVLFFAGRTHRLGNVDDGNTVMDWMPQERERGITITAAATACEWNGHDVNIIDTPGHVDFTAEVERSLRVLDGGVVIFDAVAGVQPQSETVWRQANKYEVPRICLVNKMDRPGADFARTVDMIRDRLSARPVPVQLPIGAENTFRGMVDLVRQKALLYSDEVGAPTEAPIPAELQDEAAKYRDLLMERVAETDDALLEKYLEGEDFSEDELVAALRRATLSNILVPVLCGTALRNRGIHPLLDAVIDYLPSPLDVPSVEGMDPRTQEPIIRATDPSESLAALAFKVAADPYIGRLVFVRVYSGQLKAGSYVYNASKETDERIARLVLMHANHREDVPALNAGQIGAVVGLKNTFTGETVCDGSAPVVLEPPSFPDPVISVSVEPRTQADQERLEESLRKLADEDPTFVVRYDKESGQTIISGMGELHLDVLVDRLRREFNVQAQVGRPRVSYREAIRQHVRVEGRFVRQTGGHGQFGHVWLEIEPLESGGGFVFEDKIVGGVVPREYINPVRAGVQEALDSGAIAGYPVVDIKVSLVDGSYHPVDSSEIAFKIAGSMAVKEGLRKAKPVLMEPYIQTEVVTPGEFLGEVLGDLSGKRARVQNIEGVGDVQTIRALVPLAEMFGYATTVRSLTQGRASHSMEFHHYEEVPDSVAQQMLVRV, via the coding sequence TTGGATCGCATTCGCAACATAGGATTCATTGCGCATATCGACGCTGGCAAGACGACGGTCACTGAACGTGTGCTCTTTTTCGCGGGCCGGACCCACCGGCTCGGCAACGTCGACGACGGCAATACCGTCATGGACTGGATGCCGCAGGAGCGCGAGCGCGGCATAACCATCACCGCGGCCGCCACGGCCTGCGAGTGGAACGGACACGACGTCAATATCATCGACACCCCCGGCCACGTGGACTTCACCGCAGAAGTAGAGCGGAGTCTGCGAGTGCTCGACGGCGGCGTCGTCATCTTCGACGCGGTGGCTGGCGTGCAGCCGCAGTCCGAGACTGTGTGGCGACAGGCCAACAAGTACGAGGTGCCTCGTATCTGCCTTGTGAACAAGATGGACCGTCCGGGCGCTGACTTTGCCCGAACTGTCGACATGATCCGTGATCGGCTCTCGGCTCGCCCGGTTCCCGTGCAGTTGCCAATTGGTGCGGAGAACACCTTCCGAGGAATGGTCGACTTGGTGCGGCAGAAGGCGCTGCTCTATAGTGACGAGGTTGGCGCGCCTACAGAGGCGCCCATTCCCGCCGAATTGCAGGACGAGGCCGCCAAATATCGTGACCTGTTGATGGAGCGTGTGGCAGAGACCGACGACGCACTCCTAGAGAAGTACCTTGAAGGCGAGGACTTCTCGGAGGACGAATTGGTCGCCGCGCTTCGCAGGGCCACCTTGAGCAACATCCTCGTTCCAGTCCTCTGCGGCACAGCGCTCCGAAATCGAGGCATTCACCCGCTACTAGACGCGGTCATCGACTATCTGCCTTCCCCGTTGGACGTGCCGTCGGTAGAGGGCATGGACCCGCGCACTCAGGAGCCCATCATTCGGGCTACGGACCCGTCGGAATCGCTGGCTGCGCTGGCCTTCAAGGTCGCTGCGGACCCGTACATCGGGCGCTTGGTTTTCGTGCGGGTGTACTCGGGGCAGCTCAAGGCTGGCTCCTATGTCTACAACGCGTCCAAGGAGACGGATGAGCGCATCGCACGCCTTGTACTCATGCACGCGAACCACCGTGAGGACGTACCCGCGCTGAACGCTGGGCAGATTGGCGCGGTGGTGGGCCTGAAGAACACCTTTACCGGCGAGACTGTCTGCGACGGCAGTGCGCCGGTGGTGCTGGAGCCCCCGAGCTTCCCGGACCCGGTCATCTCTGTATCCGTGGAGCCGCGGACGCAGGCAGACCAAGAGCGATTGGAGGAGTCCCTCCGCAAGCTGGCGGACGAGGACCCCACATTTGTGGTGCGTTACGACAAGGAGAGTGGACAGACCATCATCTCCGGCATGGGTGAGCTTCACTTGGACGTGCTAGTCGACCGGCTGCGTCGCGAATTCAACGTTCAGGCGCAGGTGGGCCGTCCGCGAGTGTCCTACCGCGAGGCCATCAGGCAGCATGTACGTGTCGAAGGCCGCTTCGTGCGTCAGACTGGTGGCCACGGCCAATTCGGCCACGTGTGGCTGGAGATCGAGCCGTTGGAGAGCGGCGGCGGTTTTGTCTTCGAGGACAAGATCGTTGGTGGCGTCGTGCCGAGGGAGTACATAAACCCTGTGCGTGCGGGTGTACAGGAAGCACTGGACAGCGGAGCGATAGCGGGCTATCCTGTGGTGGATATCAAGGTCTCCTTGGTAGACGGCAGTTATCACCCCGTCGATTCCTCCGAGATCGCTTTTAAGATTGCTGGTTCTATGGCTGTGAAGGAGGGCTTGCGGAAAGCAAAGCCCGTCCTCATGGAGCCATACATTCAGACGGAAGTCGTCACCCCGGGTGAGTTTCTGGGCGAGGTCCTTGGAGACCTTTCCGGGAAGCGGGCGCGGGTGCAGAACATCGAAGGTGTTGGGGATGTCCAGACCATTCGCGCGCTGGTTCCCCTGGCCGAGATGTTCGGGTACGCCACAACCGTCCGGTCGCTTACTCAGGGCAGAGCGAGTCATTCCATGGAGTTCCACCACTACGAAGAGGTGCCGGATTCCGTGGCGCAGCAGATGCTTGTCCGTGTCTAA
- the rpsG gene encoding 30S ribosomal protein S7 — translation MRRRKAEQRTVPPDPQYDNVELARFINRIMLKGKKTVAQRIVYSAMEIVEQQAHRPPLEIFQEALRNATPLLQVKARRVGGATYQIPIEVPARRGSALAMRWIINSARGRKGRPMHQKLAQEFLDASRGDGAAVKRREDLHRMAEANRAFVHYRW, via the coding sequence ATGCGAAGGCGTAAAGCAGAGCAACGAACGGTCCCGCCGGACCCGCAATACGACAACGTCGAGTTGGCGCGGTTCATCAATCGCATAATGCTTAAGGGCAAGAAGACGGTTGCACAGCGTATCGTCTACTCCGCCATGGAAATTGTGGAACAACAGGCGCATCGACCGCCGCTGGAAATCTTCCAGGAGGCGTTGCGCAACGCGACGCCACTATTGCAGGTCAAGGCCCGCCGTGTCGGTGGCGCCACCTATCAGATCCCCATTGAGGTGCCAGCACGGAGAGGAAGCGCACTGGCAATGCGGTGGATCATCAACAGCGCTCGTGGCCGCAAGGGCCGTCCCATGCACCAGAAGCTGGCCCAGGAGTTCTTGGACGCTTCACGGGGCGACGGGGCTGCAGTAAAGCGGCGCGAGGACCTGCACCGCATGGCGGAGGCCAACCGCGCCTTCGTACACTACCGGTGGTGA
- the rpsL gene encoding 30S ribosomal protein S12 produces the protein MPTINQLIKNGRTKVRTKSRAPAMHWRQNALKNRVVWNNVGSPQRRGVCVQVRTVTPKKPNSALRKVARVRLTNGFEVTAYIPGEGHNLQEHSVVLVRGGRVRDLPGVRYHIVRGVLDTGGVNGRRQGRSKYGARAPRAS, from the coding sequence GTGCCCACAATCAATCAGTTGATCAAGAATGGCAGGACAAAGGTCCGGACCAAGAGCCGGGCTCCTGCGATGCATTGGCGCCAGAACGCGTTGAAGAATCGCGTCGTTTGGAACAACGTGGGTTCTCCCCAGCGACGAGGTGTTTGCGTTCAGGTCCGCACGGTGACGCCAAAGAAGCCAAACTCTGCGCTGCGCAAGGTTGCGAGGGTGCGGTTGACCAACGGGTTTGAAGTAACGGCGTACATTCCTGGCGAAGGGCACAACCTGCAGGAGCACTCGGTGGTGCTGGTGCGGGGTGGCCGTGTCCGAGACCTGCCTGGTGTGCGATACCACATCGTCCGAGGGGTGCTCGACACAGGCGGGGTGAACGGTAGGCGTCAGGGGCGCAGCAAGTACGGCGCGCGGGCGCCGCGGGCGTCATAG
- a CDS encoding trehalose-6-phosphate synthase: MVDPSTMYPAFSEAPPELGQWSQERLHSVASDLFSDAPLVVVSNREPYVHSPDPDKPDGLTWRRPAGGLVSALDPVLRAVEGGLWVAQGTGEADRLAADTSGRVSVPPDHPSYTLKRVWLQPSEVAGYYEGISNQGLWPLCHVVFLRPRFTLRDWQQYQKVNRRFAEAVLEEVGDGPAYVWVQDYHLCLVPKYLREARPDLTTGIFWHIPWPNPEIFRTCPFGAELLEGLLSADIIGFHIRYHGANFLATVEQTLEARHDRERWEIIRGGHTTRVVDIPISVDFDEEEATAQSPQTGQWMDEFRSLFDLDRFEHVLLGLDRFDYTKGIPERLMAVDLLLQEHPEYKGKLIFLQVGEVSRIQIAHYQALNTEVEKLAQEINDRHRTSDWQPVVLWRNPVDRPDLMALFRLADVCVVSSLHDGMNLVAKEYVASRFDESGVLVLSRFTGAARELPEALLINPYDIRDMAQRLHEALQMPDHQKRERMRRMRSTVRRNNIYAWAGRFLREMVLGGV, from the coding sequence GTGGTCGACCCTAGCACCATGTACCCGGCCTTCTCGGAGGCTCCCCCGGAATTGGGTCAGTGGTCCCAGGAGCGGCTCCACTCTGTTGCCAGCGACCTCTTCTCCGACGCACCGCTCGTCGTCGTGTCCAACCGCGAGCCGTACGTTCACTCCCCCGACCCTGATAAGCCCGACGGTCTGACGTGGCGCCGCCCCGCCGGCGGACTCGTTTCCGCCCTCGATCCGGTGCTCCGGGCAGTCGAGGGCGGTCTTTGGGTTGCTCAGGGCACAGGCGAGGCCGACCGCCTTGCAGCTGACACGTCCGGTCGCGTCTCTGTGCCGCCGGACCATCCCTCGTACACGTTGAAGCGCGTCTGGCTCCAGCCCTCCGAGGTCGCTGGCTACTACGAGGGTATCTCCAATCAAGGATTGTGGCCCCTCTGCCACGTCGTGTTCCTTCGGCCCCGCTTCACCCTCCGAGATTGGCAGCAGTACCAGAAGGTGAACCGCCGCTTTGCTGAGGCGGTTCTGGAGGAAGTGGGCGACGGCCCCGCATACGTTTGGGTTCAGGACTACCATCTCTGCCTCGTGCCCAAATACCTTCGCGAGGCACGCCCGGACTTGACCACTGGCATCTTCTGGCACATCCCGTGGCCCAACCCGGAGATCTTCCGCACCTGCCCGTTTGGCGCAGAGCTGCTGGAAGGCCTCCTTTCAGCGGACATTATCGGCTTCCATATTCGCTATCACGGAGCCAACTTTCTGGCGACGGTGGAGCAGACGCTGGAGGCCCGCCACGACCGCGAGCGCTGGGAGATCATCCGCGGCGGTCACACCACCCGCGTCGTCGACATCCCTATCAGCGTCGACTTCGACGAAGAGGAGGCGACTGCGCAGTCGCCACAGACCGGGCAATGGATGGACGAGTTCCGGAGCCTCTTCGACCTGGACCGCTTTGAGCATGTGCTGCTCGGGCTGGACCGCTTTGACTACACCAAGGGGATCCCGGAGCGGCTGATGGCCGTCGACCTGCTGCTACAGGAGCACCCGGAGTACAAGGGAAAGCTCATCTTTCTACAGGTTGGCGAGGTCAGCCGCATCCAGATCGCCCACTACCAGGCGCTGAACACCGAGGTGGAGAAGCTCGCCCAAGAGATCAACGACCGCCACCGCACCTCTGACTGGCAGCCGGTCGTCCTGTGGCGCAACCCGGTTGACCGGCCTGACCTGATGGCTCTCTTCCGGCTGGCCGACGTCTGCGTGGTCAGCTCCCTCCATGACGGCATGAACCTCGTGGCGAAGGAGTACGTTGCCAGCCGCTTCGACGAGAGCGGCGTGCTGGTGCTGAGCCGCTTCACGGGCGCTGCTCGCGAGCTGCCGGAGGCGCTGCTCATCAATCCCTACGACATCCGCGACATGGCCCAAAGGCTCCATGAGGCGCTCCAGATGCCCGACCACCAGAAGCGGGAGCGGATGCGGCGCATGCGGAGCACCGTACGGCGCAACAACATCTACGCCTGGGCCGGGCGCTTCCTCCGCGAGATGGTCCTGGGCGGCGTCTAG
- the otsB gene encoding trehalose-phosphatase yields the protein MPPLRDHMDLVYQGIATRGQILVALDFDGTLSDIVARPEDAFITEERRELLRELNSRPRFAVAVISGRRVDDLRERVGLSDIAYAGHHGLEIAGPGFQHVPPEAEAFRDTAARLGEALEALIGGIPGVIFEHNGLSLSVHYRLVAGEQREPVQRAIREVVNPVASAGQARIIPGKEVVNLLPPLVWHKGSALRWLIELLDSIPHRVGGIFPIYIGDDVTDEDAFPVARETGIAARVGPPAEDTAAEYTLADTAEVEATMRAMVDYSKSLGIG from the coding sequence ATGCCTCCTCTTCGCGACCACATGGACCTCGTCTACCAGGGCATCGCCACCAGGGGGCAGATCCTGGTGGCGCTCGACTTTGACGGCACGCTTTCAGACATCGTGGCGCGGCCCGAGGATGCGTTCATTACCGAGGAGCGGCGAGAACTCCTCCGCGAGCTGAACAGCCGGCCCAGATTTGCCGTTGCGGTCATCAGCGGGCGCAGGGTTGATGACTTGCGAGAGCGCGTCGGGTTGAGCGACATCGCCTACGCAGGGCACCACGGGCTAGAAATTGCCGGTCCGGGGTTTCAGCATGTGCCCCCGGAGGCAGAGGCCTTTCGCGACACCGCGGCTCGGCTGGGGGAGGCGCTGGAAGCCTTGATCGGCGGGATACCCGGCGTGATCTTCGAGCACAATGGGCTGTCGCTGAGCGTCCACTACCGGCTGGTGGCCGGCGAGCAGCGGGAGCCGGTGCAACGGGCCATCCGAGAGGTTGTCAACCCAGTAGCCAGCGCCGGACAGGCGCGCATTATCCCGGGCAAGGAGGTAGTGAACCTGCTGCCTCCGCTGGTCTGGCACAAGGGCTCGGCGCTGCGATGGCTGATTGAGTTGCTGGACTCAATTCCCCACCGCGTGGGCGGGATCTTCCCCATCTACATCGGCGACGACGTAACTGACGAGGACGCCTTTCCCGTGGCGCGGGAGACAGGCATCGCGGCGCGGGTCGGTCCGCCGGCGGAGGATACGGCCGCGGAATACACGCTCGCCGACACTGCCGAGGTGGAGGCGACGATGCGGGCGATGGTGGACTACTCCAAGTCGCTGGGCATCGGATAG
- a CDS encoding DUF4338 domain-containing protein has protein sequence MKRTILRSLKEQGFRVSGIHLLPPDDLNKEGYRRLHRTAVAHKLEASRPALIKYQDELQEMIASGREVVPERIHPTLVEVKPGSRDELLFRYVTLHWSIPVSSGYGRRLRFLVVDDFNGKLIGALGLGDPVFDLRYRDRWIGWTREDRRERLHQIMDAFVLGAVPPYSYILCGKLVAMLVGSNQVREAFHEKYSGRTSRIRKRPLASQLVAITTTSALGRSSIYNRLRFRGRNVFQSVGYTQGSGEFHFANGLYTALSDFAARHCDATAKHSLWGNGFRNRREIVKKSLPRLGLPSEWVYHGVQREIFIVPIAENAKQVLRGEETQPVWFDQSSDDLSQWCKERWIVPRAHWDQRYQEFDPDSYRLWS, from the coding sequence TTGAAGCGGACGATCCTGCGTTCACTGAAAGAGCAAGGTTTTCGAGTATCGGGTATCCATCTTCTGCCGCCCGACGATCTGAATAAGGAAGGCTACCGGAGACTCCATCGGACAGCAGTTGCCCATAAATTGGAAGCAAGTAGACCAGCGCTAATCAAATACCAGGACGAACTCCAAGAGATGATTGCCTCAGGTAGGGAAGTAGTGCCAGAGCGCATCCACCCGACACTGGTTGAGGTAAAGCCCGGATCTAGAGATGAGCTGTTGTTTCGCTACGTAACGTTGCATTGGAGTATTCCAGTTTCCTCGGGTTATGGCCGGAGACTACGCTTTTTGGTTGTTGATGATTTCAATGGGAAACTCATTGGAGCTCTAGGGTTAGGGGATCCAGTATTTGATCTCAGATACCGAGACCGCTGGATAGGGTGGACTAGGGAGGACCGACGAGAAAGACTCCACCAAATCATGGACGCCTTTGTGTTAGGTGCAGTACCTCCATACTCTTATATCCTCTGCGGGAAACTGGTGGCAATGCTGGTCGGCAGTAATCAAGTTCGAGAGGCCTTCCATGAGAAGTACTCCGGTCGTACTTCCCGCATTCGCAAGCGGCCGTTGGCTAGCCAACTGGTCGCGATTACAACTACTTCTGCGTTGGGTCGATCCTCTATCTACAACCGATTGCGATTTCGAGGAAGGAATGTCTTTCAGAGCGTCGGTTACACGCAAGGTTCGGGGGAATTCCATTTTGCGAATGGCCTTTATACAGCACTGTCTGATTTTGCGGCTCGACACTGTGATGCAACTGCAAAACATAGCCTTTGGGGGAACGGCTTTCGAAACCGACGAGAAATCGTGAAGAAGTCTCTACCTAGGCTGGGCCTACCCAGTGAATGGGTCTATCACGGTGTCCAGCGCGAGATCTTCATCGTACCAATAGCGGAAAACGCTAAGCAGGTATTGCGTGGAGAAGAAACTCAACCAGTCTGGTTTGATCAATCATCTGACGATTTGTCACAGTGGTGTAAAGAGAGGTGGATCGTCCCTAGAGCACACTGGGACCAGCGTTACCAGGAATTTGACCCGGATTCATACCGCCTATGGAGTTAA
- a CDS encoding protein kinase, giving the protein MLNRIEISEEVRAFLLSPSKMPTGILVGKEYYTLSDPIASGYKSVVWKAVDKFGRPRALKLAIFEDYQDRSFLEEVRRTAPLEQYESFARLIDAGLVQIEVPGSSGEFVGFVEEWIDGFTLEEYLRSADPEISSSFFVTYVDALTLALSALQANKLRHDDLHARNVMIASPPPGEIAGGYKVKIIDTGSLKPADQPLSKPKDDHRHFVDHLVAICNAIHSRRSMPVRERMFILEVEKLFASMLDEDPSVSLRDPAQIKHQFHLAMTRSNSAMANSAHQLRAPFEFLSAEHIADDRLLVEMFAKSCPWLEKVVSPDPCLLTGPRGCGKSTIFRWMSLKAHLHDAVANFDDFNLAGFYVSCATDLQNRFDWITTPDMAQAYSKEIVHYFNLLLTRQVVGTLDSMVGQEEQTNYWGYGASQERELQEFIYRHLETDSPFRIQGVGLTKQTLETIEREMFNSHSHMIKGQSIPSTLPATFLGDLSSFICKLMPRFEEKRIAFLIDDYSTHRLPAPVQHVLNRVIWERRASHIFKLSSEKHGAELTDPSGASADLARDMVEIDCGREYLALDDARKTRLGYSFAVELLNNRLKQAGYVGTAESLIGDSSWAEGTLAKALVNRQPGRQLDQYHGLDCVAAVCSGDVSTLLFIYRRMFESAGVNKDTTTRISKTIQSRSIRSVSRELLEAVNIYFPYGPEMYGIVASFGKLVRAILEQGREQKKGDTTVPSECPRIEIDQLEGHIVVQLSGHQQSIWKELVRRAIFIDMEPGLSRHGNVTTFRSQLRRVYLPAFGASLAKNTAIKEDSEWFRFFLTNPSEACQLELDKWPKEGSDGVQIRMMGIDGLGEEE; this is encoded by the coding sequence ATGCTGAACCGCATTGAAATATCTGAGGAAGTGCGTGCCTTCCTCTTGAGTCCGTCCAAGATGCCTACTGGGATTCTTGTCGGCAAGGAGTATTACACCCTTAGCGATCCGATTGCGTCGGGATACAAGAGTGTCGTTTGGAAGGCAGTTGACAAGTTTGGCCGACCTCGTGCTCTCAAGCTGGCAATCTTTGAGGACTATCAAGATAGGTCTTTCCTTGAAGAGGTAAGGCGTACTGCACCTCTTGAACAATATGAGTCGTTTGCTCGGCTCATAGACGCTGGTTTGGTTCAGATTGAGGTGCCAGGAAGTTCCGGAGAGTTTGTAGGATTTGTAGAAGAGTGGATAGACGGCTTCACCCTCGAAGAGTACCTTCGTAGTGCTGACCCTGAAATCTCATCGTCCTTCTTTGTCACGTATGTAGATGCTCTCACTTTGGCTTTGTCAGCGCTTCAGGCGAATAAACTTAGGCATGATGACCTACACGCTCGAAATGTGATGATTGCTTCGCCTCCGCCCGGTGAAATCGCTGGAGGCTATAAGGTCAAGATCATCGACACTGGGAGCCTCAAGCCGGCCGACCAACCACTTTCCAAACCAAAAGACGACCATAGACATTTTGTGGATCATTTAGTAGCCATCTGCAATGCAATCCATTCCAGGCGTAGTATGCCTGTCAGAGAGCGAATGTTCATTTTGGAAGTGGAGAAGCTCTTTGCAAGCATGCTGGATGAAGATCCTTCCGTAAGTCTGCGGGACCCGGCGCAGATAAAACATCAGTTTCATTTGGCGATGACCCGTTCAAACTCAGCTATGGCGAACTCGGCACACCAGTTGAGAGCCCCCTTCGAATTCCTGTCAGCCGAGCATATTGCTGATGATCGATTGTTGGTTGAGATGTTTGCAAAGTCTTGTCCTTGGCTGGAAAAAGTAGTTAGTCCAGATCCATGTCTCCTTACAGGACCAAGGGGTTGCGGCAAATCAACGATTTTCCGGTGGATGAGCCTCAAGGCACATCTCCACGATGCTGTCGCGAATTTTGATGACTTCAATTTGGCTGGGTTCTATGTGTCATGTGCTACCGATCTACAGAACCGCTTTGACTGGATTACGACGCCTGACATGGCCCAAGCGTACAGCAAGGAAATCGTCCATTATTTCAATCTGCTGCTAACTCGCCAGGTTGTCGGCACGCTAGATTCAATGGTTGGGCAAGAGGAGCAAACGAATTATTGGGGATACGGAGCTTCGCAAGAAAGGGAACTTCAGGAGTTCATTTATAGGCACCTTGAGACGGACTCGCCTTTTCGCATCCAGGGAGTGGGACTAACGAAGCAGACCCTCGAGACAATCGAGAGAGAGATGTTCAACTCCCACTCTCACATGATCAAGGGACAATCGATTCCGTCAACTTTGCCGGCCACATTCCTTGGAGACTTGAGCAGTTTCATCTGCAAGCTCATGCCGCGGTTCGAGGAGAAGAGGATAGCCTTCCTAATTGACGACTATTCTACTCATCGCTTGCCGGCTCCGGTGCAACATGTGCTGAACCGGGTCATTTGGGAGCGTCGTGCCTCTCACATCTTCAAACTCTCGTCAGAAAAGCACGGCGCCGAACTCACGGATCCCTCGGGGGCTTCTGCGGACTTGGCACGCGACATGGTGGAGATAGACTGTGGCCGAGAGTATTTAGCGCTCGATGATGCTAGGAAGACCCGGCTAGGATATTCATTTGCGGTAGAGCTTTTGAACAATCGCCTTAAGCAGGCTGGCTACGTTGGGACCGCGGAGAGTCTAATAGGAGATTCCTCGTGGGCGGAGGGAACTTTGGCCAAGGCACTCGTCAATAGGCAGCCAGGACGGCAGCTGGATCAATATCATGGACTCGATTGCGTTGCTGCTGTTTGTTCAGGGGATGTTTCGACACTCTTGTTCATCTACAGGCGGATGTTCGAAAGTGCGGGAGTGAATAAGGACACTACGACACGAATCTCGAAGACGATCCAAAGCCGGTCAATTCGCAGTGTTTCGCGCGAACTGCTTGAGGCGGTCAACATATACTTCCCCTATGGTCCCGAGATGTATGGCATTGTCGCAAGTTTCGGTAAGTTGGTGAGGGCCATACTTGAACAAGGACGCGAGCAGAAGAAGGGCGACACGACGGTCCCGTCAGAATGCCCCAGGATTGAAATCGACCAGCTCGAAGGACATATAGTTGTACAATTATCGGGGCACCAGCAGAGCATTTGGAAGGAGCTCGTAAGGCGAGCGATTTTCATCGATATGGAGCCGGGTCTGTCTCGTCACGGGAACGTTACGACATTCCGCTCTCAGTTGAGGCGGGTCTATTTGCCGGCATTTGGTGCCTCCCTGGCCAAGAACACTGCAATCAAGGAAGACTCAGAATGGTTCCGGTTCTTCCTGACGAACCCTTCAGAGGCCTGCCAATTGGAATTGGATAAATGGCCAAAGGAAGGATCTGATGGGGTACAGATTCGAATGATGGGAATCGATGGCCTAGGTGAGGAAGAGTGA